In Ammoniphilus sp. CFH 90114, the DNA window AAGCACTATGGTAAAGGGTCTGCTTTCACCAAGATTGTTAAAGCAAATCAAGGCAAGATCAAGGCTGGATTCTTAATTCAACCAGGACAACAATTATTAATTCCTTAATAGAGACTAGGCATGATTCGTTAAGAATCATGCCTTTCTTTTTTCTCATTTAAAGGATTTTTGCGGAATCAGGATTTATGGTCTTAAAAAACAAATACTAGGAGTAACAAGGAGGGAGTTTATGGAGTTCTTTGGGAATCGTTTAACGGATGATCAAGTAAAAACGATTGTTGAAGCTTATATGGAAATTCGGTATGGGGATTTAGAGCTTGAACCAAGCCAAGAGGATATACGTTTTGCCTTGAAGCATTATTTAAAGAGGATGTTGGAAGAGCCTGAAATCTTCGTGCATCAAAATGATCATGGAGAATGGGTATGGGATATTGTAGAGGGTGAATTAGAGGATGAGGCCTTTTACGAACACCTCAATTAAGGCATCATGATTGCATCTCGTTTAGATGCTTGTCATAATGGGATACAGCATACTAGAGGTGGTGCAATGATGATTCCTGATGATGAGCAATATATGTTGTTAGCCTTAGAGGAAGCGAGAAAAGCAGCGGAGTTGGGGGAGGTTCCGATAGGGGCGGTGATCGTTCGTAAAGGGGAGGTGATAGGAAGAGGGTATAATCTTCGAGAATCTACAAAGGATCCTACGGCCCATGCAGAGATGATTGCTATTAAAGAAGCAAGTGAAATATTAGGGGGTTGGCGTCTTTTAGATAGTACTCTTTATGTAACCTTAGAGCCTTGTCCCATGTGTGCGGGAGCGATAGTTCAATCGAGGATTGAACGAGTCGTTTATGGAGTGTCGGATCCTAAGGCCGGTTGCGCAGGGACCTTGATGAACCTTTTGCAAGAAGAACGATTTAACCATCAAGTGGAGGTAGACTCCGGTATCCTTCAGGAATCTTGTTCGCATGTGTTAAAGGACTTCTTCCGCGAATTAAGAAATAAAAAGAAGGCAGTAAGGAAGGAATTAGAGACTTGATTTCTTGATTCAGCCTATGTTAACATATTTCTTGTTCTATCATACGGAGGCGTACCCAAGAGGCTGAAGGGGGCTGACTCGAAATCAGCTAGGGCGTTCACGCGTCGCGGGGGTTCAAATCCTCTCGCCTCCGCCATACATATTTATGAATTGCAACCACCGAGGATTTCGGTGGTTTTTTACATACCTACTATAGGGTACACTGGAAGACATTTACGGGATTATGTTTATTGGTGGTGGACTAAGGCTGAATCAGCAGAGTACTAACGGTAAAAACTTCCCTTATTCTAAAGAAAAGAGGGTTTTGAGTGTAAATAGGGTAAATTTTTTCCGTTATTCCTTCTAAAATTTATTTGTAACCGCTTACATCCGTTGATAAGAGAAAATTATTCCGTAATATAAGGCTTTTTAAGTGCAAAATCAAGAATAGCGGAAAATTGTTCCGTTATACAACTTTGATCGAATTCAAACAAAAAAAGCCCCAATCCTGGGGCGAAACTCTCAACGCTAAACAACCGTT includes these proteins:
- the tadA gene encoding tRNA adenosine(34) deaminase TadA, yielding MIPDDEQYMLLALEEARKAAELGEVPIGAVIVRKGEVIGRGYNLRESTKDPTAHAEMIAIKEASEILGGWRLLDSTLYVTLEPCPMCAGAIVQSRIERVVYGVSDPKAGCAGTLMNLLQEERFNHQVEVDSGILQESCSHVLKDFFRELRNKKKAVRKELET